From Astyanax mexicanus isolate ESR-SI-001 chromosome 11, AstMex3_surface, whole genome shotgun sequence, the proteins below share one genomic window:
- the mettl5 gene encoding rRNA N6-adenosine-methyltransferase METTL5 isoform X1 — translation MKLKELESCLQQVDGFEEPKILLEQYPTSPHIAGCMLYTIHNTFDDIKNKLVADLGCGCGVLSIGAAVLDAGLCVGFDIDSDALDIFTRNVEEFELTNIDVIQSDVCSIGSSYEKKFDTVIMNPPFGTKHNQGIDMHFLKTAISMAKDAVYSLHKTSTRNHIQKKATDWKVKMEVIAELRYDLPASYKFHKKKSVDIQVDFIQFTPM, via the exons ATGAAACTAAAGGAATTGGAAAGTTGCCTTCAGCAAGTAGATGGATTTGAAGAGCCAAAAATCCTTCTGGAACAGTACCCCACCAGTCCTCATATAGCAG GTTGTATGCTGTACACCATCCACAACACCTTTGATGACATTAAGAATAAACTGGTTGCTGACTTGGGATGTGGATGTGGAGTACTTAGTATAGGAGCTGCAGTCTTGGATGCAGG GCTTTGTGTGGGATTTGACATTGACAGTGATGCTCTAGATATTTTTACACGAAATGTGGAGGAATTTGAACTAACAAATATTGATGTAATTCAAAGTGATGTGTGCTCTATCGGATCATCATATGAAAAGAAATTCGATACAGTCATCATGAATCCTCCGTTTGGCACAAAACACAATCAGG GTATAGACATGCATTTTCTGAAGACAGCGATTTCAATGGCTAAGGATGCAGTATATTCTCTTCACAAGACATCGACACGGAAT catatACAGAAAAAGGCAACTGACTGGAAAGTGAAAATGGAAGTAATAGCAG AGCTCAGATATGACCTTCCAGCTTCCTATAAGTTCCACAAAAAGAAATCA GTTGATATCCAGGTGGACTTCATTCAATTCACCCCTATGTGA
- the mettl5 gene encoding rRNA N6-adenosine-methyltransferase METTL5 isoform X2 — protein sequence MKLKELESCLQQVDGFEEPKILLEQYPTSPHIAGCMLYTIHNTFDDIKNKLVADLGCGCGVLSIGAAVLDAGDVCSIGSSYEKKFDTVIMNPPFGTKHNQGIDMHFLKTAISMAKDAVYSLHKTSTRNHIQKKATDWKVKMEVIAELRYDLPASYKFHKKKSVDIQVDFIQFTPM from the exons ATGAAACTAAAGGAATTGGAAAGTTGCCTTCAGCAAGTAGATGGATTTGAAGAGCCAAAAATCCTTCTGGAACAGTACCCCACCAGTCCTCATATAGCAG GTTGTATGCTGTACACCATCCACAACACCTTTGATGACATTAAGAATAAACTGGTTGCTGACTTGGGATGTGGATGTGGAGTACTTAGTATAGGAGCTGCAGTCTTGGATGCAGG TGATGTGTGCTCTATCGGATCATCATATGAAAAGAAATTCGATACAGTCATCATGAATCCTCCGTTTGGCACAAAACACAATCAGG GTATAGACATGCATTTTCTGAAGACAGCGATTTCAATGGCTAAGGATGCAGTATATTCTCTTCACAAGACATCGACACGGAAT catatACAGAAAAAGGCAACTGACTGGAAAGTGAAAATGGAAGTAATAGCAG AGCTCAGATATGACCTTCCAGCTTCCTATAAGTTCCACAAAAAGAAATCA GTTGATATCCAGGTGGACTTCATTCAATTCACCCCTATGTGA